GTTGGTCAACTACTAGAGTAAAACTAGTGGTACGTACtttggcgtggtgatgatggagaacCACTCCATGCCGGTGTCGTCGGCGATCTTGGAGACGACGAAGAACCTGGGCACGATGAAGAGGCAGCCCGCCTCGGCGCGGGTCTCCAGCACACGGGTGCCGTCGATGCCGACGACCTGGACGCAGCCGCCGCCTCGCACTATGTAGGTGACCTGGTAGGCCGAGTCGCAAGAGAATCCCGGCGAGCACATGGAGCGACCGTCGATCCTCACGAGGTCAGAGCCCAGCCCAACGTCCTTCACCGGTGGCAGGTTGGCCGTGTTGAGCACCACCACGCGGCCGCCGCCCGGGATGTCCACGTCGAGCGGCGCCTCGAGGCAGTTGAGCACCACGCCCTGGCGGTCCTCGGCGCGAGGCTCCGGCATCCGGTGCCCCGCGGCGATCTTGACGATGCTGGAGCCAGGCTGGGTGGAGACGATCTTGGCGGCGGCGTCCTGGTCGAGGTCCCAGGCGCGCGCGACGAACTCGGTGGAGAAGCCCGTGAAGATGCCTGTGGCGCCGGTGAGCTGGAAGTTGGTGAAGCGGCCGGGAGTGTGGCCCTTGGAGGTGTCGCCGAGGAAGAGCACCACCAGCTCCGCGGAGGCGCCCTCGGCGTTGTGCCACCAGGTGACGGCGCCGAAGGGGAGCGCCAGGGTGTCGCCCTCCTTGACGGGGATCACCTTCTCGCTGGCCGCCTCGGGGAGGACGAGGCCGCAGGCGCCGGCGCCCTGGAGCACGTAGGCGATCTTGGCCGAGTCGGAGTAGCTGGGGAGCGCGAGGCCGCCGGCGGAGAGGTGCAGCTTGGCGGCGCCGATGGAGGCCGCGCCGAGCATGGGCAGGTCGGCCGGCGACCAGTCGTAGTAGGCGCGGCCGTCGCTGCCGTAGGCCTTGGCGGGCTTCTTGTGCGACAGGTCCATGGCCATGACCTCGGCGTTGGAAGTGCGCTGCACCATCGTTTCGTTGTCAAGATGAGATTGTacgtgggagaggaggaggaagatcgATTTGAATGGGATGGAGGAAGTGGATGCGGAATGGTCCATATTTATAGTTGCGGGTTTAGAAGATAGATAATGAATCCTAGTTGTTAGAGATAACTGATCGATCGATCCTGATGTGAAACTAATAAGTGTTTACGTGTAACACGCGTCTATTTGGATTAACACATTATACTAAACTTAATACAAGACAATTTATTCATAAATTTAAATTTCCCTATAAAATACAAAATCTTGTACTCCCTACTCGTACAAACAATTTGAAATATCGTTTCTCCTTAAACAACATATCTCCTGTATTAAAAGACCACCCAGTGTTCCCAATGTATAAAACTCAAAATTATTTAGAAGATTCATCATAATTCTTCATATGCACACATTTATGGAAGTATAATCACACATAAAAATGTCACTTAGGACAAGCTAAGGAGCCGTTTCAGTGCCAACAAACTCCAGTCAAGAATTATTATTACAAGACAAAAGCATTAATACGACAACTTGGAACAGTTACTTGAGTACTACACATTTCTTTAAGGGCTCAACATTCTAAAATTTTGACAATATAACAAATATCCTCTCAGTTTGTAGTAATAATGATACGAAGATAAATAATTTGAAAATGGTCTTCAACATGCGTAGGCTACCACTTGTAAGAATAACAGTGGCAAAAAAAGCCAACAAATGCcggtttagaaagaaaaaaactgcAGACATACCTCCAATTTTAGCAACTCTAGTGGATAAAACATACCTTACCTCTCAAGTTAGGAAATAGTCAAATGAAAAAATGTACTTCTTATAAGTAGTAGAGATGAAGTCATAAGGATCATGATTCAAGATATTCGGAGAAACATGGTTGGTCTCTCTATATGATGTGAACTCGTCACCTCTACCAAAGTGGTCGTGCGTAATATGTAATGTAGAGTGCAATAATGAAATAAAATAAATGATATGAAAATTTACCATGACCACAAAATATCCTACATTCGTCATGGTCataatcaatatgcattttttgttTCTCTTGTATGTGGTCCAAGTTTTCTATCAGGAAAACAGGTTAACTCAACTGTAGATAGGGACGGTATGAAAATGCTCATGTAAAATTACAGTTGCCATGTATCTACTGGACAAACAAATACACTTATGCAAACTTTAGGGTTTTTTAGTAAAACTTATGCGAACTTTATTTTTTTTCACTAAAACTTATGCAAACTTCTGGGTTTTTTTCATGTAAGTTCATGACTGCAAGTAAGGTCTTGGTTCAGCGAATTTGTCTGTGAGTTCACTATGTAGTCGTGACTTGGCCATGTAATAACCGGTAGTCAGTACTTAAAAAAACAGGGATGTCTGTTGCAAGTACGCA
The Triticum dicoccoides isolate Atlit2015 ecotype Zavitan chromosome 3A, WEW_v2.0, whole genome shotgun sequence genome window above contains:
- the LOC119273711 gene encoding 11S globulin seed storage protein 2-like; amino-acid sequence: MVQRTSNAEVMAMDLSHKKPAKAYGSDGRAYYDWSPADLPMLGAASIGAAKLHLSAGGLALPSYSDSAKIAYVLQGAGACGLVLPEAASEKVIPVKEGDTLALPFGAVTWWHNAEGASAELVVLFLGDTSKGHTPGRFTNFQLTGATGIFTGFSTEFVARAWDLDQDAAAKIVSTQPGSSIVKIAAGHRMPEPRAEDRQGVVLNCLEAPLDVDIPGGGRVVVLNTANLPPVKDVGLGSDLVRIDGRSMCSPGFSCDSAYQVTYIVRGGGCVQVVGIDGTRVLETRAEAGCLFIVPRFFVVSKIADDTGMEWFSIITTPNPIFSHLAGRTSVWKAISPEVLETAFNTTPEMEKMFRSKRLDSEIFFAPN